Genomic window (Nitrospinota bacterium):
ATAGAGGCTTTAAAACATACTATTAATCAGGGAATCGAAAAAAGTTGTCGCCTAAAAAATGTCTCTTGTAACTGAGCCTGTTACTGGCGAATAATAAATAGTCGAAAAATGGTGTATATAAACAAATCCTGTATAAAATAATCAAGAGAAATAGAAGTTTTTCCTGTCGTAATTTCTCCCTATAAATAATCACGCCTTTAAACATTTTATTGACATCTTATTTTTGGTCTATTATAAACTCTAAATGAGATTGCTCCCTTAAGAAGGATATTGATAATGAGAGCCAAAATTCTAAAGAATCAAGAAGTGTCTCCTGGCTATTATAAAATGATTCTTCTTTCCCCGGAGGTTGCCAGCAAGGGAAAAGCAGGACAATTTATTATGCTAAGGATAAAAGAGGGCTTTGATCCCCTTCTTCCCAGAGCATTTGCTATTCATAGAATCATATCTGAAAGAGAGGGTTTAAGCAACTATCATTCCATAGAGATATTATATCAAGTAGTGGGAAGGGGAACCAAATTGATGAGTTTAATGAAACCAGAAGAGGAACTTTATATTATTGGACCCCTTGGAAATGGATTTACCATTTCTCCTCCAACAAAAAGGGCTCTTATTATTGCAGGAGGAATTGGTATTGCACCGATGTATTTTTTGGCAGAGGAGTTAAAAAAGGAAAATATGAAAACTCACCTCATCATAGGTGGAAAAGGGGAAAAAGATATTCTCTGTATAGAAGAATTTTTTTCCTTAGGGGTTGAAATAGAAATTTCTACAGAGGATGGTAGCCTTGGAAAAAGAGGTATGGCAACAGGGCTTTTTAGAGACCTCATCGAAAAAGAAGACAAAAACTTCTTTAAAGATATTTCTATTTTTGCCTGTGGTCCGGATGCGATGTTACAAAACATTGCAGATTTAGCCTTAAAAAATTCCTTAAACTGTCAAGTCTCTATGGAGGCAAAGATGGCTTGTGGAATTGGTTCATGTTTAGGTTGTGTCGTTAAAACAAAAAGTGAAGGATCAGAAAGGCATTCTCAAAAAAATTCAAACCAAACTCAAATGTTTTCTTACGACCGGGTTTGTAAAGAAGGTCCTATCTTTGATGTTAATGATCTTATCTGGGAATAAAAAGAAACGAATATGAATTCAGAGGATAAAAAAATAAAGCTATCAGTTAATATTGCTGGCTTGAAACTCAAAAATCCAGTACTCACTGCTTCAGGGACCTTTGGATATGGAGAAGACTATGATGAATATATTGATTTGAATAAGTTAGGAGGTATTGTCGTTAAAGGCTTGTCTTTAAAACCCACCTTGGGGAATCCACCTCCTCGAATTGTTGAAACCCCAGCAGGAATGCTCAATGCAATAGGATTACAAAATATAGGAATCAATTCTTTCATAGAAGAAAAGCTCCCCTTTTTAAGGGGATTTGATACCAAGATAGTGGTTAATATATATGGCCATACTCAAGAAGAGTATAGCCTGATTGCAGAAAAAGTAGAGGGGGTGGACGGAATTCATGGAGTTGAGGTAAACATCTCTTGTCCTAATGTGAAAAAGGGAGGAATGATATTTGGAACTGATCCTAAAGAGACATATAAAGTCGTTCAGGCAGTAAGAAAAAAGACCTCCTTGCCATTGATAATTAAACTGTCTCCTAATGTAACTGATATAACCGTTATTGCTAAGGCAGCAGAAGATGCCGGGGCAGATGCCCTATCCCTCATAAATACCCTCTTGGGCATGGCTATTGATATCGACTCCTTAAGGCCACTCCTTGCCAATATTACTGGAGGGCTTTCTGGCCCAGCGGTTAAACCTGTGGCTCTAAGAATGGTATGGGAGGTATATCATTCGGTCAAGATACCCATCATTGGCATAGGAGGAATAACGAAGGCCTCGGATGCCGTAGAATTTATGATAGCTGGAGCCTCTGCTGTAGAAATAGGAACAGCAAACTTTATCGATCCTACATCTACTCTAAAGATATTGGAAGGGATAAAGATCTATTGTTTAGAAAAAGGCATAGATAATATTAATAGCCTTATAGGTAAATTACAGATTGATTAATGATTATCTTATTCCTTTTTCATATATAGTTCTTTGTATCTGTCAATAATAGATTTTCTCAGATACTCTTTTATCTCATTATTTAATGGAATGACGAGATCTTTATATTTTCCGTCCCTTGTCTTTTGGTTTGGAAAGCCTACAAAAAGACCGCCTTTTTCCGCTTCAATGATTTTAAATCCTTTAAGTAAAAGGGCGTCTTCTATAGTAACGTCAGCATATCCTCTTACCTGTCCGCCTATATTTCCTGTATCAAAGGGATATATCTTGATATCGGTTATCTTTAACATGAGTATCACCCACGGATAATTTATTCAAACTATAAGAGGAGTGGGATATTAATTTTATAATTTAAAATAGATAAAGTGAAAGATCAAGTTTAATAAAGCAAATCAATGAAATAATTGACCCAAGCATTTTTATATGTTACTTTAAAAATTATAGAAAAAGGCTTTCATATGAGACATATAATATTAATTATCCTCATTATTCTTTTTTACTATCTCGTAAAAAGTTTTTTCTCGCCACCGAAGGCTAGTCAAAAAAAAGGGTATGGTGGAACAGAAATTGATGATGAAATGGTTAAAGATCCCAATTGTGGTGTCTACATACCTAAAAAGGAAGCATTAGAAAAGAAGATTAAAGGCCAGAAATACTATTTCTGCAGTAAAGAATGCATTGAAAAATTCAAACAAGGGAATTAATCTCTGATTACTTTATAATCTTTTAATATATTTAATTATTCAATAATTTTTTAAACCTTCCTTTATTCCTTTATCAAGATATCAAAAACTTAAATCAAAACTCTCTGATCGTTGAAAATATCTCTACCAAAGCAATTATTCCTCAAGTCTATTAGTAATGAGTTGATCCAAGGAATATTTTCCAGGTCCATAGAAAAGAAGAAACAGGGCCATTCCAAGAAGGGCAAGATTGCATTCAATACCGTGTTCCTTTCCAGGTAGATTAAACCAGTTCATAAAGAATCCTGCATGAATATGAATCTTAAAAATGGCTACCAGCATAACTATAGAAATGCCAAGGGAAGATAAGCCTGTAAGAAACCCAAAGATTACTGCAATACCTCCAAGGAATTCTGTAAATGCTGCAATCACTGTTAAAAAGGCTGGAATGCCTAATGCCTCGTTAAAGACCTGTATAGTACCGCTGAGTCCCTTCCCACCAAAAATTCCTAAAACCTTTTGAGCGCCATGGGCAAAAAAGATAACTCCCAGAGGTATTCTAATAGCAAGGACTGCGCCTTCCATATAAGGCAATAAGTACTTTTTCACATATACCACCTCCTTTTTTTAATTTCTAAAAGAATTCATCTTATTTATCATAAAAAAAGAAAAACCCCTGTATTCTCGGGGTTTTTTCATATATGTCGAATTATTTTCTTACTTTTTTAAGATTCACAGATATCTTCAAATCAATCGGAGGATATTATGTCACCAATATCCTCATTCTTTGGCCTGCATTTAGGGCAAAACCTTATAATCTGATCCCTGCGGTAATAAAAATCTGCATCCATATCATCCTGCCTTAACATCTCAAAGGATTTAGGATTGATATAATATATCTCTCCACACTTCTTACATTTCGCCTCATTTTCTTCCATCTTCTATCCCTTTCAAAAAATATCAATTAAAGAACTTTATAAAATATAATATAATATGAGTTTGGCTCATCAACAAGGATTTTGTTTAAAAATAGAAGAGATCATCTCTTGTAAACAATTACAAAACAAATCGCATCAGGTCTTCTGCTAAGACAATTTCTCCCTGATAGACCGATCTACACTGATTAAGTATATCATGGCTATCACAAACAGGATAGAAATGTGTGAGAATAAGCTTTTTGCAACTTGATCTCTTGGCTATCTGGCCAGCTAAGGAAGGGGTAAGATGCCCGCTGACTCTCTTTTCATCTGGAAAGGAACATTCTAAAATTAAGATGTCTACATCTTTTGCAATTTTTATTAAGCTCTCGCAGTAATCAGTATCTCCTGAAAAGACAACAGACGATTGTTTTCCCTCTCCGTCTTCTGATTCAACACGATAGGCTACACTATTTTTGCTATGGAGGACAGGGGTACTCATAACTTTAAAGTTTTTAAAGGTAAATTCAGAATTTTCAATGGTCGATACTTCATGTATAAGAATCTTATATGATAGGGAGGTAATCCATTTCCCATATAAAGAAATAAAACTGTTATAGAGTTCTTTAAACCCTTCTGGACCGACAAGGACAAGGTCTTTATCTCGAAGCAATTCTGGGGTATTTTTCATTGCAAAGAGGAGGGGAATCAGATCTCCTGTATGATCAGGATGGAAATGAGTGTAAAACATAAAATCGATCTCGAGATATTCTAAACCAGCCTCCAATAATCTCCTCATTGTGCCTGAACCACTATCAAGCAATACAATATTATCCTCAATCTTTAAGGCTATACCAGGAGAACTTCTCCTTAAATACGGCACACATGTTCCAGAACCGAGGATATATAACTCCATGATTATTCCTGTTTTTTAAAAGAATGGGAACTGCTCTTTAAATACTCATCTGCTGCCAAGTAGCCAGCAGGATGTCCTGTATCAAATACACTACCTTCAACAATAACTCCCAAAAGACTTCTATCCTCTATCATCTCTTGAAAGGCAGGGACATCATCTAACTCACCATTAACCTTCTCCTTAATCTTATCTATACATTCAAATAGCCTCGAAGTACATATATATCTGGCAATACCCCTTAGGGTCTCATTTTCATCCTGAAGGGAAAAGGTTCCTTCTCCTTTATCATGGAGCTTTGTTAATTCTAATACTCCTTCTTCAAGAATATTAAATTCGATTCTCCCACAGTTACCAAAGAGATGGGCATTACTCTTATCAATCCTTGTGATTCCCAAAAGATCTTTTTTGTACCTTCTAAATTCATTGATGAGCTGTAAAGTTACAGGTACCTTACCAATGATTATATTATCAGGTATTAAGACGGCAAAAGGCTCGTTTTTTAAAAAGTCTTTTGCAAGGTAAAAGGCATCTGCAACACCTCTTGGTTCATCCTGATAAATAAAGATGAATTGAAGAGCTGAATAAGGTTCTTTTTTAAATTGATCTCGAAACCTCTCTAAAAGATAATCTCTCAAGATATTCTTTCTTTTATTGATGATGATAATGATATCTTGAATTCCTGAATGAATTGCCTCTTTTATTGAATATTCAATCATACATTTATTATTTATGGGAAGCATCTCTTTTGGAACCATGTCTGAAATTGAGAGCAGTCTTTTCCCCAGCCCTGCAGCAGGTATAACGGCTTTTGTTATTTCTAAATCCTCATTC
Coding sequences:
- a CDS encoding dihydroorotate dehydrogenase electron transfer subunit, with the protein product MRAKILKNQEVSPGYYKMILLSPEVASKGKAGQFIMLRIKEGFDPLLPRAFAIHRIISEREGLSNYHSIEILYQVVGRGTKLMSLMKPEEELYIIGPLGNGFTISPPTKRALIIAGGIGIAPMYFLAEELKKENMKTHLIIGGKGEKDILCIEEFFSLGVEIEISTEDGSLGKRGMATGLFRDLIEKEDKNFFKDISIFACGPDAMLQNIADLALKNSLNCQVSMEAKMACGIGSCLGCVVKTKSEGSERHSQKNSNQTQMFSYDRVCKEGPIFDVNDLIWE
- a CDS encoding dihydroorotate dehydrogenase produces the protein MNSEDKKIKLSVNIAGLKLKNPVLTASGTFGYGEDYDEYIDLNKLGGIVVKGLSLKPTLGNPPPRIVETPAGMLNAIGLQNIGINSFIEEKLPFLRGFDTKIVVNIYGHTQEEYSLIAEKVEGVDGIHGVEVNISCPNVKKGGMIFGTDPKETYKVVQAVRKKTSLPLIIKLSPNVTDITVIAKAAEDAGADALSLINTLLGMAIDIDSLRPLLANITGGLSGPAVKPVALRMVWEVYHSVKIPIIGIGGITKASDAVEFMIAGASAVEIGTANFIDPTSTLKILEGIKIYCLEKGIDNINSLIGKLQID
- a CDS encoding SpoVG family protein — encoded protein: MLKITDIKIYPFDTGNIGGQVRGYADVTIEDALLLKGFKIIEAEKGGLFVGFPNQKTRDGKYKDLVIPLNNEIKEYLRKSIIDRYKELYMKKE
- a CDS encoding PP0621 family protein, whose translation is MRHIILIILIILFYYLVKSFFSPPKASQKKGYGGTEIDDEMVKDPNCGVYIPKKEALEKKIKGQKYYFCSKECIEKFKQGN
- a CDS encoding DoxX family protein, producing MKKYLLPYMEGAVLAIRIPLGVIFFAHGAQKVLGIFGGKGLSGTIQVFNEALGIPAFLTVIAAFTEFLGGIAVIFGFLTGLSSLGISIVMLVAIFKIHIHAGFFMNWFNLPGKEHGIECNLALLGMALFLLFYGPGKYSLDQLITNRLEE
- a CDS encoding MBL fold metallo-hydrolase, giving the protein MELYILGSGTCVPYLRRSSPGIALKIEDNIVLLDSGSGTMRRLLEAGLEYLEIDFMFYTHFHPDHTGDLIPLLFAMKNTPELLRDKDLVLVGPEGFKELYNSFISLYGKWITSLSYKILIHEVSTIENSEFTFKNFKVMSTPVLHSKNSVAYRVESEDGEGKQSSVVFSGDTDYCESLIKIAKDVDILILECSFPDEKRVSGHLTPSLAGQIAKRSSCKKLILTHFYPVCDSHDILNQCRSVYQGEIVLAEDLMRFVL
- a CDS encoding sugar phosphate nucleotidyltransferase; translated protein: MVIKKQLKIMNEDLEITKAVIPAAGLGKRLLSISDMVPKEMLPINNKCMIEYSIKEAIHSGIQDIIIIINKRKNILRDYLLERFRDQFKKEPYSALQFIFIYQDEPRGVADAFYLAKDFLKNEPFAVLIPDNIIIGKVPVTLQLINEFRRYKKDLLGITRIDKSNAHLFGNCGRIEFNILEEGVLELTKLHDKGEGTFSLQDENETLRGIARYICTSRLFECIDKIKEKVNGELDDVPAFQEMIEDRSLLGVIVEGSVFDTGHPAGYLAADEYLKSSSHSFKKQE